From the Musa acuminata AAA Group cultivar baxijiao chromosome BXJ1-2, Cavendish_Baxijiao_AAA, whole genome shotgun sequence genome, one window contains:
- the LOC135612704 gene encoding uncharacterized protein LOC135612704, which produces MSSGRKPGDWVCRSCQYVNFCRRDSCQRCGELKLGVERADYTSVSGSWDVKPGDWYCSCGVHNYASRSSCFKCGATKDDSASAVAQSWGFRCSGAWSSGWKSGDWICTRLGCNEHNYASRMECFRCNAPRDYSSGY; this is translated from the exons ATGAGCAGCGGTCGGAAGCCCGGGGACTGGGTTTGCAGGTCGTGTCAGTACGTCAACTTCTGCCGGCGGGACTCGTGCCAGCGATGCGGGGAGCTCAAGCTGGGCGTGGAGAGGGCGGACTACACCAGCGTCAGCGGGAGCTGGGATGTGAAGCCCGGCGACTGGTACTGCTCCTGCGGCGTCCACAACTACGCCAGCCGTTCCAGCTGCTTCAAGTGCGGCGCAACAAAAGACGACTCTGCTTCCGCGGTGGCGCAGTCTTGGGGTTTCAGATGCAGTGGCGCTTGGTCGTCGGGCTGGAAATCCGGCGACTGGATTTGCACCAG ATTAGGCTGCAACGAGCACAACTATGCCAGCAGGATGGAATGTTTCCGATGCAATGCACCGAGGGACTACA GTTCAGGATACTAA